A region of the Drosophila ananassae strain 14024-0371.13 chromosome XL, ASM1763931v2, whole genome shotgun sequence genome:
CGGCAAGCGTATGTGAGATCCTTGCGCACCGTACGCTTGAAGAAGCCCTTGCATCCCTCACAGCTGTACACGCCATAGTGCTTGCCGCTGGCCCGATCGCCGCAGATGGAGCACAGGTGCTTGGAGTTGCTCAGCGGGTGGTTCGGCGGATACTGTTGCTGGATGGCCGAAGCGGCGGCcacagcggcggcggcagctgcAGCCGCTGAATTGGGCGCCTGCGCCAACTGATCCTGGACACCGGAgctgttattgttattggGCAGGACGTGCGCCATGGACATGCCCTGCATGAAGGGACCGGGCGATTCGGCCTTGGGCGAGAAGCTGCTGTTATTGCTATCGTTTAGCTGTGAGATATCCGGCTTAACCTCCTCCTTGATCTGGTGGCCCAGCCGGAAGCTGGCATCCTGGTCGCAATTATCCATCGCAGATGCTGCAGTTGCTCCTCCTCCTGGTTCTCCTCTGTGGCAGTTGCTGTTTGTTTCGCTGTCTCTGTTTTGCTTTCACTTTGCTTGTTCGCAGTTTCACTTTGCGTACGTCCGCTTTTTACGTCCGTGGGGCCACCGTCCGAGTTGGAGAGCAACCAGCCCAGTGTTTCGCTATTTTCGCTGGCAGTCCTGCAGTTCTCCTGTTGCAATTGCATAAATCCTGGACTTTACATAATTCCGGTGCTGGCGCGCACTTAACTGGCTCGCTGGCAAATAATTGCGCTTTTTTATCCAACAAACAAAGAATGCCAGACTTTCTGACTAATGGATTAAAACCTTTTTCGCGTCGACATTTTTTCTCAACAAAGACGATCTCACCACGCTGCTGCAATTCACCTAATCTAGAGATGGACTTCTGGGATTGAAACATGTTTTCCAAACAGGTTAACCTTAGTCATTAGCTTTACAATTATtgttataaattaatatttattacttttattatttactaagTCTAACAGTCAagtcttatatatatatcttagtGTATATTTCGCGCATTTTGTATTCGTCGCGGGCAACTTGCTCATCTCTAGCCACCATTGTCTATCGGCAGTGTTGTCAAATCACCCAAAGACTCCAATTAGATGGCGTCTGTCGCTCAATTAACATGCCGCGgctgtttatttatttattccgCTTATCAACGGCGTCTATTTTGCTTATCACACGCATACACATACACCGAGGCCGGAATTAATTTGCTCTGCAATTTTGTAATTGTAATGTTTACCTCTGCTTCTTCCCCACAGATGCGTACCGTTTCGCAGCACTGTTATCGATAACAGTGCACTGTTTTCGCGGGCTCCCGATACTTTTCAAATATGAAACTTAGAGCTGCCAACTGGAGCGGATAACTTGCTTAATAAGCATATATCTTCTATATCTTTTTCATCTTatcattaatttattattgttgtcATTTATTGCATGCATATTTTGTGCTTTTCCGCCTTTTTGTCTCTCTTATCGTTTTTAAAGTCTAAAATTATGGAGATAACAGGTCGGATTTTTACTATTTAAGCATTTTATCAGTGAAAAGCCGATTAGGATGATAGGAAAGTCGATTAGATTATTAGGGAATCCCTATAGAATGATAGATTTCTTTAGACATAATCTTATCTTAAAAATACATTTGCTAAAATCACTTGTGAAGCCTACAGTTTTTCCATGtctcatttaaaaaattaaaaaaaaaaaaaataaatataaaaatcagTCAGAATCGGAGCTCCAATTTAATACATCAACTACTGGTtgagaattttgaaaatttaaagctCCGAGCTGAGCGTTCAGATATTCAAGCTCCTCCTTGTAGATTCCATTTTCGTAGAGAAGATTCTCGTATTCTCGCATAATTCCCCGTAATTCTCCATTATTGTTGGCAATTGTTGGTGTTTCAGTTCCATTATTGTTGATGTTTCTGGTGCTGCTGCTAGTGCTGCtgacgctgctgctgctgctgctgctagcgATGGCACTA
Encoded here:
- the LOC6504655 gene encoding E3 ubiquitin-protein ligase RNF133, encoding MSSSNVFCTICSERYRHTDNIHAGSCGHAFHMECLDRWREQSMTCPICRCDDAVFMQLYLNFEDSAEPGPARRGDASGESQRQGHSAIASSSSSSSVSSTSSSTRNINNNGTETPTIANNNGELRGIMREYENLLYENGIYKEELEYLNAQLGALNFQNSQPVVDVLNWSSDSD